Proteins co-encoded in one Capsicum annuum cultivar UCD-10X-F1 chromosome 9, UCD10Xv1.1, whole genome shotgun sequence genomic window:
- the LOC107842835 gene encoding transcription factor LHW: MSAASLRHFLESVCFKSPWNYAVFWRLQHQFPMVLTWEDGYPDIPCAREPHRSLIGNCYSKNINDCGSRSHNGYLRAYPIGLAMAEMSSTYHIAGEGVVGEVASLGIPHWISSDSLAPAKLSFGFAAECPDEWILQFVAGIKTILLVPCIPYGVLQLGSMETVPENMEMVTNLAEVFDAHFNLFKSYPPENSEFLLQSAISESVNIPSATTTNEVNEDDVAADIPILKDKKLSPAYPMTSLIEVQHPFQLSGQHMQNVPENNGNEGKIGKFVERMPNILENANEREIGIQHADMINLVKQLAHAYSDDNGSGITENNFGRSCHAKGVDAFSYSSCNVGGVTISNELDCYFDGNMLDPQSLGADCSDTILGNLSNSLSYPTECELYEALGSTIQNNIAGKSIYTENPMFNIEPSFGESNEWRLRENNAENLLEAVVASARCFSDDYSLHNMVGLESLYMPSGKPAPFRKRKNPSTESASVGDDTVTQSTLTSASAGADKYASTNCPHSASSFDCVVSAFNEGQHQTKVFSSMSCHKESKASNTNKKRGRSGDGHKPRPRDRQLIQDRLKELRQLVPNGAKCSIDGLLDKTIKHMLFLRNVTDQADKLRYQAQKEVAPDKSLQLPELKPSNQQGTCWALELGSVDQICPIIVKDLEYPGHMLIEMMCDDHGRFLEISDVIHRLELTILKGVMEIRSESTWAHFIVEASGSFHRLDIFWPLMQLLQQVRSSVSRNM; the protein is encoded by the exons ATGAGTGCTGCTTCCTTGAGGCATTTCCTAGAAAGTGTCTGCTTCAAATCTCCATGGAATTATGCAGTGTTCTGGAGGCTTCAGCACCAGTTCCCTAT GGTTTTGACATGGGAAGATGGATATCCGGACATTCCGTGTGCTAGAGAACCTCATAGAAGTCTAATTGGCAATTGTTATAGCAAAAACATTAATGATTGTGGATCAAGATCACATAATGGATATTTGAGGGCATATCCAATTGGCTTAGCCATGGCTGAGATGTCCAGTACTTATCACATAGCAGGCGAAGG GGTGGTCGGTGAAGTGGCATCTTTGGGCATACCACACTGGATTTCTTCGGACAGTCTAGCACCTGCAAAGCTCAGCTTTGGTTTTGCTGCTGAG TGTCCAGACGAGTGGATTCTTCAGTTTGTTGCTGGCATTAAG ACTATATTGCTGGTACCTTGTATCCCCTATGGTGTTCTGCAACTAGGATCAATGGAAACG GTACCTGAAAACATGGAGATGGTTACCAATCTAGCTGAAGTATTTGATGCCCATTTCAATCTTTTCAAATCCTATCCTCCAGAAAACAGTGAATTTCTCTTACAGTCTGCTATCTCAGAGAGTGTGAATATACCATCTGCAACGACCACAAATGAGGTAAATGAAGATGATGTAGCTGCTGATATACCCATTctgaaagataaaaaattatcacCTGCATATCCGATGACTTCATTAATTGAGGTTCAACATCCCTTTCAATTATCTGGACAACACATGCAAAATGTCCCTGAGAATAATGGAAACGAAGGAAAAATTGGCAAGTTTGTTGAACGCATGCCAAATATCCTTGAAAATGCAAATGAAAGGGAAATTGGAATACAACATGCAGACATGATAAATCTAGTGAAGCAACTTGCTCATGCATATTCTGATGATAATGGATCAGGGATAACAGAAAACAACTTCGGTAGATCTTGCCATGCAAAAGGTGTAGACGCCTTTTCTTATTCTAGCTGTAATGTCGGTGGAGTCACTATTTCGAATGAGTTAGATTGTTACTTCGATGGGAACATGCTAGATCCGCAATCTCTTGGAGCGGATTGCAGCGATACTATTCTTGGAAATTTAAGTAATTCTCTTAGCTACCCAACAGAATGTGAACTCTACGAAGCCCTTGGAAGTACAATTCAAAACAACATTGCTGGCAAGTCCATCTATACTGAAAACCCTATGTTTAATATTGAGCCATCATTTGGGGAATCTAATGAATGGCGACTGAGAGAAAATAATGCTGAAAATCTTCTGGAAGCCGTTGTTGCCAGTGCCCGCTGTTTTTCTGATGATTATTCACTCCACAATATGGTTGGTCTAGAGTCCTTATACATGCCATCAGGAAAACCTGCCCCTTTCCGCAAAAGGAAAAATCCATCTACAGAAAGTGCTTCTGTTGGAGATGACACAGTCACACAGAGCACTCTTACATCAGCTTCTGCTGGGGCAGACAAATATGCTTCGACTAACTGTCCGCATTCTGCTTCTTCATTTGATTGTGTTGTAAGTGCATTTAATGAGGGGCAGCATCAGACAAAGGTCTTTAGCTCTATGAGTTGTCATAAGGAGTCAAAAGCATCTAATACCAACAAGAAAAGGGGACGGTCTGGTGATGGTCATAAGCCCAGACCACGAGATAGGCAGTTAATTCAGGACCGGCTTAAGGAGCTGCGTCAACTTGTCCCTAATGGTGCAAAA TGTAGCATTGATGGTTTACtagataaaaccataaaacacaTGCTATTTCTGCGAAATGTTACTGATCAAGCTGATAAACTGAGGTACCAGGCTCAGAAAGAG GTAGCCCCTGACAAGAGCCTTCAGTTGCCTGAATTAAAACCCAGTAATCAACAAGGCACCTGTTGGGCTCTAGAATTGGGAAGTGTGGACCAGATATGCCCTATAATTGTCAAAGATTTGGAGTACCCTGGACACATGCTCATAGAG ATGATGTGTGACGACCATGGACGTTTCTTAGAAATTTCTGATGTTATTCACCGTTTGGAGCTGACGATTTTGAAGGGTGTGATGGAAATACGTTCAGAGAGCACGTGGGCTCACTTCATTGTTGAG GCTTCAGGAAGCTTCCATAGACTGGATATCTTCTGGCCACTGATGCAGCTCCTACAGCAGGTGCGAAGTTCTGTTTCGCGCAACATGTAA